A window of the Cicer arietinum cultivar CDC Frontier isolate Library 1 chromosome 6, Cicar.CDCFrontier_v2.0, whole genome shotgun sequence genome harbors these coding sequences:
- the LOC101495566 gene encoding uncharacterized protein produces MASAIVRRNITNNLKRLPFLSSCRLKKQHLFNVEDGTVSIHTDAVLGVGLPSYMRGAVYREPNKPLTIEEFHIPRPKAGELLIKTKGCGVCHSDLHVMKGEIPFSSPCVVGHEITGEVVEHGALTDARTIERLPVGSRVVGAFIMPCGNCSYCSKGHDDLCEDFFAYNRAKGTLYDGETRLFLRSSGKPVFMYSMGGLAEYCVVPANALAVLPESMPYTESAILGCAVFTAYGAMAHAAEVRPGDTVAVIGTGGVGSSCLQIARAFGASDIIAVDIQDEKLQKAKALGATHTINSAKEDPIEKILEITGGKGVDVAVEALGRPQTFAQCTQSVKDGGKAVMVGLAQAGSLGEVDINRLVRRKIKVIGSYGGRARQDLPKLIRLAETGIFDLGHAVSRKYTFEESGKAFQDLNDGKIIGRAVIEIV; encoded by the exons ATGGCCTCTGCAATAGTTCGTAGGAACATCACAAACAACTTGAAAAGGCTCCCTTTTTTGTCTTCATGTCGTTTGAAGAAACAACACTTATTCAATGTTGAAGATGGAACAGTTTCCATTCATACAGATGCTGTTCTTGGTGTTGGATTGCCATCTTACATGCGTGGAGCTGTTTATAGGGAACCCAACAAACCTCTCACCATTGAAGAATTCCATATTCCTCGCCCTAAAGCCGGTGAACTTCTCATCAAAACTAAGG GATGTGGAGTATGCCACTCTGATCTTCATGTCATGAAAGGCGAAATTCCGTTTTCTAGTCCTTGTGTTGTGGGGCATGAGATTACTGGTGAAGTTGTTGAACACGGAGCTCTCACCGATGCTAGAACCATAGAAAG GCTTCCAGTTGGATCTCGAGTTGTTGGGGCCTTCATCATGCCTTGTGGCAACTGTTCATATTGTTCAAAG GGTCATGATGATCTGTGTGAAGATTTTTTTGCTTATAACCGGGCAAAAGGCACCCTCTACGATGGTGAAACTCGACTATTTCTTCGAAGCAGTG GAAAACCAGTGTTCATGTATAGTATGGGAGGGCTTGCTGAATACTGTGTTGTGCCAGCAAATGCATTGGCTGTATTACCAGAGTCAATGCCATATACCGAGTCTGCAATTCTAGGATGTGCTGTTTTTACTGCTTACGGTGCTATGGCCCATGCGGCTGAAGTGCGTCCGGGTGATACTGTTGCTGTTATTGGAACAGGGGGTGTTGGTTCTAG TTGTTTGCAGATAGCTAGAGCATTTGGTGCCTCAGATATAATTGCTGTCGATATTCAGGATGAAAAGCTACAGAAAGCAAAGGCACTTGGTGCTACTCACACGATAAATTCGGCAAAGGAAGATCCCATTGAAAAGATACTT GAAATTACCGGTGGAAAGGGCGTCGATGTTGCTGTGGAAGCCTTGGGGAGACCACAGACATTTGCTCAGTGCACACAAAGTGTGAAGGATGGAGGAAAAGCCGTGATGGTTGGACTGGCACAAGCTGGTTCTTTAGGAGAGGTGGATATAAATAGACTGGTTCGCAGAAAG ATAAAAGTTATTGGCTCATATGGAGGCAGAGCTAGGCAAGATCTTCCAAAGTTAATTAGATTGGCAGAAACAGGTATCTTCGACCTTGGCCATGCTGTTTCGAGAAAATACACTTTTGAGGAGTCTGGCAAAGCATTCCAGGATCTCAACGATGGAAAAATCATCGGTCGAGCTGTAATCGAGATAGTATAA
- the LOC101495895 gene encoding uncharacterized protein: protein MPLLKRKPFALTEPPQDLKPDEHVYQVRFTKEIFRDYHDYLNRLNLYRQRVWACKVTGKTGLTYEEALVSEQQATEKFLQFPKEFMAPALRIIQYSMLPLKDLADSIAEKLQERLFVGAELYGKKDDDVCPCKILKVIQEEVDKYRYEIAWLDKSKNVIEKAEVSAEDLVQKKPLFSRNILKSFIRESTYRNAPWVLHDKLAQNHGISTDIPEELRGKLFIKDGLIICSKKRKTEESMEEADKPKRKKLDGTLVNGSAQENDNGESKEKPVKYPIDDLLVKPSPDDPVFTDRPSPSRDFNVPMYCVGDLLMVWDFCTSFGKQLHLWPYSLEDFENAICHKDGNVVLLVECHAALFRVLIEDDGEFTSAVQKRKLKKITMVNWREYLCDFLEMINIPRLRNFEATIKRGHYGLVDVNAKLEILCELVNQALETAVFRDKMDKILEQRHELGASKREEALEDGRKRREKKERLKADSESNGHHLNSGNSLTNNNHIMQNGHEGKKINGEIESPRLDNSHGRSGIKHSSPASKKTPKNLDSEQKEPTENEKESSRKGLLKQLKADKDPSDKNSIQKRREYFEREMEKRPIQRSPLGKDRDYNRYWWFRRDGRIFVESCDSKEWGYYSSKEELDALMGSLNCKGERERALQRQLGKHYISISSELQKRSKDLMQNMANDDESVLRRSTRVRAPPRQNPANAFLNYVNKWKQE from the exons ATGCCTCTTTTAAAGAGGAAGCCTTTTGCCTTGACTGAGCCTCCTCAGGATTTGAAGCCAGACGAGCATGTTTACCAAGTTCGATTTACAAAAGAAATATTTCGAGATTATCA TGATTATTTGAACCGTTTGAATCTATACCGCCAGAGGGTTTGGGCATGTAAGGTAACTGGAAAAACTGGCTTGACTTATGAAGAGGCTTTGGTGTCAGAACAACAAGCCACTGAGAAATTCCTACAGTTTCCTAAAGAATTTATGGCACCTGCTTTAAGGATCATTCAATACA GTATGCTACCTTTGAAGGATCTTGCCGATTCTATTGCTGAAAAATTGCAGGAACGTTTGTTTGTCGGTGCTGAGTTGTATGGGAAAAAAGATGACGATGTATGTCCATGCAAAATATTAAAAGTCATCCAGGAAGAAGTTGACAAATACCGTTATGAGATAGCTTGGCTTGACAAAAGCAAGAATGTAATTGAAAAAGCAGAAGTCAGTGCAGAAGACTTGGTGCAAAAGAAGCCGCTTTTTAGTAGAAATATTTTGAAGTCTTTTATCCGGGAATCTACATATCGAAATGCCCCTTGGGTTTTACACGACAAACTTGCACAAAATCACGGTATCTCAACTGATATTCCTGAGGAGTTACGAGGAAAGCTTTTTATCAAAGATGGACTTATAATTTGCTCCAAGAAAAGGAAAACTGAG GAATCAATGGAAGAAGCTGATAAACCTAAAAGGAAGAAGTTGGATGGGACATTAGTCAACGGTTCTGCACAAGAGAACG ATAATGGAGAATCCAAGGAAAAACCAGTCAAATATCCCATTGATGATCTATTGGTGAAGCCTAGTCCAGATGACCCTGTTTTCACTGATCGTCCTTCTCCATCGAGAGACTTCAATGTTCCAATGTATTGTGTAGGGGATCTCTTAATGGTTTGGgatttttgtacttcttttggTAAACAGTTACACTTGTGGCCCTACTCTTTGGAAGATTTTGAAAATGCAATCTGCCATAAGGATGGCAATGTGGTTCTCCTTGTGGAATGTCATGCTGCACTTTTCCGGGTTCTTATAGAAGATGATGGTGAATTCACTTCAGCTGTACAGAAACGAAAGTTGAAGAAG atTACAATGGTGAACTGGAGAGAATATTTATGCGACTTTCTAGAAATGATCAATATTCCTCGATTACGGAACTTTGAAGCAACCATTAAACGGGGACATTATGGCCTTGTAGACGTCAATGCAAAATTAGAAATCTTATGTGAGTTGGTCAATCAAGCCCTTGAAACCGCAGTTTTCAGGGATAAGATGGATAAGATTCTTGAACAGCGGCACGAACTTGGGGCCTCTAAAAGGGAAGAAGCTCTGGAAGATGGTAGgaagagaagagaaaaaaaggAGAGGTTGAAAGCTGACTCAGAAAGCAATGGGCATCATCTAAACAGTGGAAACAGCTTAACAAACAATAATCACATTATGCAAAATGGGCACGAGGGAAAGAAAATTAATGGAGAGATAGAATCACCTAGGCTAGACAATTCACATGGTAGAAG TGGGATCAAGCATTCAAGTCCTGCTTCAAAAAAGACGCCTAAAAACCTGGATTCAGAGCAGAAAGAACCCacagaaaatgaaaaagaatcatCCAGAAAGGGACTACTGAAGCAGTTGAAGGCAGATAAGGATCCATCAGATAAGAATAGTATACAGAAGAGG AGAGAATATTTTGAACGGGAGATGGAGAAACGACCTATTCAAAGAAGCCCATTAGGTAAAGACAGAGATTACAATAGGTATTGGTGGTTCCGTCGTGATGGAAGGATATTTGTTGAAAGCTGCGACTCCAAGGAGTGGGGATACTACAGCAGCAAGGAAGAG CTTGATGCATTGATGGGTTCACTGAATTGCAAGGGTGAGCGTGAAAGGGCACTGCAAAGACAACTGGGAAAACATTATATTAGCATAAG CTCAGAACTCCAGAAAAGATCTAAGGATTTGATGCAAAATATGGCAAATGATGATGAGTCTGTGCTTCGAAGGTCTACTCGTGTTCGAGCTCCACCCAGGCAAAACCCTGCCAACGCCTTCCTCAATTATGTTAACAAGTGGAAACAAGAGTAG